The Tripterygium wilfordii isolate XIE 37 chromosome 17, ASM1340144v1, whole genome shotgun sequence genome has a window encoding:
- the LOC119981929 gene encoding lectin beta-1 and beta-2 chains-like has product MFVFLFLFAFLNQASSSPVSVSVTSDQASSSPVSFPFPTITRFNFPSFTPTSCIDGNLTCTGSATSYDDYLSLTPEPQPGNPTLQLNQVGRVLYKYPLFAWPARFYTRFTFRILTSPYSTESADGLTFIMAPNSSPSPADSFGSYLGIMDPAQDGRAADQLAVEFDTYKNTFDLDGNHVSIDKKSVINPISTRSLNETGIDLKSGKDIKVSIILNGGTNSLTIYVGYASKLSRRVLLNVPIDIPHTLPSFMYVGFTASTGYLTGSHQILSWRLSSYPIPKK; this is encoded by the exons ATGTTTGtgtttctgtttctctttgcttttcttaacCAAGCTTCTTCTAGTCCAGTTTCAGTTTCAGTTACCAGTGACCAAGCTTCTTCTAGCCCAGTATCTTTTCCATTCCCTACAATCACCCGTTTCAACTTCCCTTCATTCACCCCAACAAGTTGCATTGATGGTAACTTAACTTGCACGGGTTCAGCTACCAGTTACGACGACTACTTAAGCCTAACCCCAGAGCCACAACCAGGCAATCCAACCTTGCAACTAAATCAAGTTGGCAGGGTTCTATACAAATACCCTTTGTTTGCGTGGCCAGCACGTTTCTATACTAGGTTCACGTTCAGGATTCTTACCTCCCCTTATTCAACCGAATCTGCAGATGGACTAACATTTATTATGGCACCCAATAGTAGTCCCTCGCCAGCTGACAGCTTTGGTTCCTATCTTGGAATAATGGATCCAGCACAAGACG GTCGCGCTGCTGATCAATTAGCAGTGGAATTTGACACTTATAAGAATACATTTGATTTGGATGGCAATCATGTATCGATTGACAAAAAAAGTGTGATAAACCCAATTTCTACTAGGAGTCTCAATGAAACCGGAATTGACCTGAAAAGTGGAAAAGACATCAAGGTCTCAATAATATTGAATGGCGGAACAAATTCACTAACAATTTACGTTGGATATGCATCAAAACTAAGCCGTCGGGTTCTTCTTAACGTGCCTATTGACATCCCACATACCCTGCCAAGCTTCATGTATGTGGGATTCACAGCTTCAACAGGGTATCTCACTGGAAGCCATCAGATTCTCAGCTGGAGGTTATCATCATATCCAATACCCAAGAAATGA